Proteins co-encoded in one Populus trichocarpa isolate Nisqually-1 chromosome 10, P.trichocarpa_v4.1, whole genome shotgun sequence genomic window:
- the LOC7462617 gene encoding cyclin-D1-1: MSYSDCLSDLLCGEESSDIFSGESPGCSTGLESHDFVEESSIASFIEDERNFVPGFDYLSRFQSQSLDASAREESVAWILKVQAYHGFQPLTAYLSVNYLDRFFYSRRLPQTDGWPWQLLSVACLSLAAKMEEPLVPSLLDLQVEGAKYIFEPRTIRRMELLVLSVLDWRLRSITPFSFTGFFACKLDPTGAYIGFLISRATEIILSNIKEASFLEYWPSSIAAAAILCAANDIPNLPLFNPEHAESWCDGLSKDKIISCYRLMQDLVLDNSRRKSTKVLLPQLRVTIRARMRSSGSDSSSSSSTSSYKRRKLNNCFWVHDDKGNSE, from the exons ATGTCTTATTCGGATTGCTTATCAGACCTTCTCTGCGGCGAGGAATCCTCCGATATATTCTCCGGCGAGTCGCCGGGATGCTCGACGGGCCTCGAATCTCACGACTTTGTAGAAGAATCATCCATTGCTAGTTTCATAGAAGATGAAAGGAACTTCGTGCCTGGTTTCGATTACTTGTCTCGGTTTCAATCTCAATCTCTCGATGCTTCCGCACGAGAAGAATCTGTTGCATGGATTctcaag GTGCAAGCATACCATGGATTCCAGCCATTAACGGCGTATCTCTCCGTCAACTATTTGGATCGCTTCTTCTATTCTCGCCGATTACCG CAAACAGACGGGTGGCCATGGCAACTCTTATCTGTTGCTTGCTTATCACTAGCTGCTAAAATGGAGGAACCTCTGGTTCCTTCTCTATTGGATCTCCAG GTCGAGGGTGCCAAATATATCTTCGAGCCAAGAACAATTCGTAGGATGGAACTCCTGGTTCTCAGCGTTTTAGACTGGAGGCTAAGATCCATAACACCATTTAGTTTTACAGGTTTCTTTGCATGCAAGCTCGATCCCACAGGAGCATATATTGGCTTTCTGATTTCAAGGGCTACGGaaatcattttatcaaacaTCAAAG AGGCGAGCTTTCTCGAGTATTGGCCATCAAGCATTGCTGCAGCAGCGATACTTTGTGCAGCCAATGACATTCCAAACTTGCCTCTCTTTAATCCTGAACATGCTGAATCATGGTGTGATGGGCTAAGCAAA GACAAAATCATCAGCTGCTACCGGCTAATGCAAGATCTCGTGCTCGACAATAGCCGGCGGAAATCCACAAAGGTCTTACTGCCTCAACTTCGAGTAACAATTCGGGCCAGAATGAGGTCCAGTGGCAGCGACTCATCATCCTCTTCTTCGACATCATCttataaaaggagaaaattaaATAACTGCTTTTGGGTACATGATGACAAAGGAAATTCCGAGTGA
- the LOC7462619 gene encoding uncharacterized protein LOC7462619 codes for MGNCQTIDAAALVIQHPSGKIERLYCPVSVSEVMRMNPGHYVSLIIPLPVSGDQENQDHVKTVQFTRVKLLRPSNTLALGHAYRLVTTQEVMKVLQAKKYAKLKGQQQPESVDKNKSQLQVAPEKKQSTDCETRKKSNIEKDYRVSKHERHRHRMPSINSASLRSKSWRPSLQSISEAGS; via the exons ATGGGGAATTGTCAAACCATAGATGCTGCAGCGTTGGTTATACAGCACCCAAGTGGGAAGATAGAGAGGCTATATTGCCCTGTTAGTGTTAGTGAGGTGATGAGAATGAACCCTGGTCATTATGTTTCTTTGATTATTCCATTGCCTGTATCTGGGGATCAAGAAAACCAAGACCACGTCAAAACTGTGCAGTTCACCCGTGTTAAGCTTCTCAGGCCGAGCAATACTCTTGCACTTGGTCATGCTTATCGACTTGTTACTACTCAAg AAGTTATGAAGGTGCTACAGGCAAAGAAGTACGCGAAATTGAAGGGACAGCAGCAGCCAGAATCGGTTGACAAGAACAAGTCACAGCTGCAGGTAGCACCAGAGAAGAAGCAAAGTACAGATTGCGAGACAAGAAAGAAGTCTAACATAGAGAAGGATTACAGG GTGTCCAAACATGAAAGACATCGACACAGGATGCCATCAATTAACTCTGCCTCCCTAAGGTCAAAGTCATGGCGCCCCTCTTTACAGAGTATCTCTGAAGCTGGGAGCTGA
- the LOC7459058 gene encoding nucleobase-ascorbate transporter 6 produces the protein MAGGGGAAPPPKQEELQPHPAKDQLPNIAYCITSPPPWPEAILLGFQHYLVMLGTTVFIPTALVPQMGGRNEEKAKMIQTLLFVAGLNTFFQTFFGTRLPAVIGGSFSYLPATISIVLAGRYSEILDPVERFEKTMRGIQGALIVASTLQIVVGFSGLWRNVARLLSPLSAVPLVALSGFGLYEFGFPLVAKCVEIGLPQIIFLLIFSQYIPHWIRGEMAVFNRFAVIFSVVIVWVYAHLLTVSGAYKNAAHQTQTSCRTDRAGIIGAAPWIRVPYPFQWGAPTFDAGEAFAMMATSFVALVESTGAFIAVSRYASATPLPPSILSRGVGWQGVGILFSGIFGTGSGSSVSVENAGLLALTRVGSRRVVQISAGFMIFFSILGKFGAVFASIPSPIIAALYCLFFAYVGSAGLSFLQFCNLNSFKTKFILGFSVFMGLSIPQYFNEYTAIKGYGPVHTGARWFNDMINVPFSSEPFVAGFLAMFLDVTLHKKDTATRKDRGMHWWDRFRSFKTDTRSEEFYSLPFNLNKFFPSV, from the exons ATGGCTGGAGGCGGAGGAGCCGCACCACCACCAAAACAGGAAGAGCTGCAGCCACATCCTGCTAAGGATCAGCTTCCAAATATTGCTTACTGCATTACCAGCCCTCCTCCTTGGC CTGAGGCAATTCTACTTGGCTTCCAACACTACTTGGTGATGCTTGGGACAACAGTGTTTATACCCACTGCTCTTGTTCCTCAGATGGGGGGAAGAAAT GAGGAAAAAGCGAAGATGATTCAAACATTGCTATTTGTGGCTGGATTAAATACATTTTTCCAAACATTTTTTGGTACTCGCCTGCCTGCAGTTATTGGAGGTTCCTTTAGCTATTTGCCTGCTACCATTTCAATCGTTTTGGCTGGTCGATATAGTGAAATTTTGGATCCTGTCGAG AGATTTGAAAAGACAATGCGTGGAATTCAAGGTGCGCTCATTGTTGCCTCAACTCTCCAGATTGTCGTGGGCTTCAGTGGCCTTTGGAGAAATGTTGCAAG GCTCTTGAGTCCATTATCTGCCGTTCCTTTGGTTGCTCTATCTGGATTTGGCCTCTATGAATTTGGTTTCCCTCTA GTTGCAAAATGTGTGGAGATTGGACTGCCACAgatcatctttcttttaattttctcgcAG TATATACCCCATTGGATACGAGGGGAGATGGCTGTGTTTAATCGGTTTGCTGTTATATTCTCTGTGGTCATTGTGTGGGTTTATGCTCACCTCCTTACCGTAAGTGGGGCATATAAGAATGCAGCACACCAAACCCAAACAAGCTGCCGAACTGACCGTGCAGGAATTATAGGTGCTGCTCCTTG GATAAGAGTTCCATACCCTTTCCAATGGGGAGCTCCTACTTTTGATGCTGGAGAGGCTTTTGCAATGATGGCTACTTCATTTGTTGCACTAGTAGAG TCCACTGGTGCCTTCATTGCTGTATCTAGGTATGCGAGTGCAACTCCACTTCCACCTTCTATACTTAGCCGTGGTGTTGGTTGGCAG GGAGTCGGAATTCTCTTTTCAGGCATATTTGGAACTGGGAGTGGATCATCAGTATCTGT TGAAAATGCTGGATTGTTGGCACTGACACGTGTTGGCAGTCGAAGGGTTGTTCAAATATCAGCAGGGTTCATGATCTTCTTTTCCATTCTTG GAAAATTTGGAGCTGTTTTTGCTTCAATTCCATCTCCAATTATTGCAGCTTTATATTGCCTTTTCTTTGCATACGTTG GTTCAGCAGGTCTCTCTTTCCTGCAGTTTTGCAACCTAAACAGCTTCAAAACGAAGTTTATACTTGGGTTCTCTGTTTTCATGGGCTTGTCGATACCACAATACTTCAATGAGTACACAGCAATTAAAGGTTATGGGCCCGTTCACACTGGCGCAAGATGG TTCAATGACATGATCAATGTGCCATTCTCATCGGAACCTTTTGTTGCCGGCTTCTTAGCAATGTTCTTGGACGTCACGTTGCATAAAAAAGACACGGCAACTAGGAAGGATAGAGGGATGCACTGGTGGGACAGGTTCCGGTCGTTCAAGACAGACACAAGAAGTGAAGAATTCTATTCCTTGCCTTTCAACCTGAACAAGTTCTTCCCATCAGTGTGA